The following is a genomic window from Marinobacter sp. NP-4(2019).
AAGCGCCGGGTGTTGACCAGCAGGTGATCAAGGGCCTCCCGCCGGTCACCCACCTGGTAAAGCAGGTCGCCTTTGAGAATCAGGGCAGGCTGGAAATTCGGTTCGTTCTCCAATAGCGTTTCGAGGCGTGCCAGCGCGCGCTTGGGCTGGTTGGTTACTTTCAGCAGCAGTGCCGTGCTGTATTCCAGTTCCGGAGTTCCGGGGTGGCGTTCGGCCATCTGCTGGTAAAGGGTCAGCAGTTCCCGCTGCTGCTCCGGTGGCAGGTTGCCGGCCATGGCAGCGAGGCTGTCGAAATCGGCGTCACCACCCAGGTCCATGATCTTTTCCATGTGGGACAGGGCTGTCGGCAGATCATTGTTTCTGACCGCCTGGATGGCGGACACCCGGTGGGCCTGTAGGTTGTCCGGGTCCACTTCCAGCCATAGGCTGGCGAGCTGGCGCTGGGCATTATCACCGTTAAGGGACTGTGCGATGCGCATCGCCCGCTCAATCACCCCTTTGTCACGGGATTGTTTGGCGGCCTTCAGGTAATTCATCAGGGTCACGTCGTAGCGGCCACGCTGGGCGGCGATCTCGCCTGACAGAAGCAGGTAGAGTACTTCCGGCTCGAAATCAGCGTACTGGATCTCCTGGTCTCCGGAGCTGGCCGGGGTGCTTCCTGTGGATGTCTGTTCTTCGTTACCGGCTGATTCGTCCGGTGTCCCGGTCAGTGTGGCACAGCCAGTGAGTGACAGCCCAAGAAGGCAGGAAAGCAACAACGGTGCGGATCTATGCATGCAACATCCCGTATTCTGTATACAACGCATCTGGAACAGCCACCCCTAAGTGGGTATGTGACCATGCAGTGCCGAGGCTCTATGATGGCACAAGCATCTGATATTGCCCAACCTGTCAGCACTTCCCGAACTCTCTTGGGTTTTGGGTGGCGACCGGGGCGGCTGGTCGGTAAAATGTCGTTAACAGTCCGTACTCTGGCAAAAGGCTACGCAACCCCGAAATGGCTCTGGTTACGCTGGGAATCAATCATCGCACCGCACCGGTCGAGCTACGTGAGCGCGTCGCGTTCACGCCTGAGCGCATGGCCGAGGCCTTTGCCGAGCTCAAGGTAATGTGCGGGGCCAGTGAGGCAGCGATCCTGTCCACCTGCAATCGCACCGAACTGTACCTCGCCGGTGACGATACCTGTGCTCCCGTGGTTCTGCGTTGGCTGGCCGGATTTCATGACCTGGACGCAGCCGAGCTGGAAGAAGTGCTCTACCTGCATCGTGACGGCGATGCCGTACGCCATATGATGCGGGTTGCTGCCGGCCTCGATTCCATGGTGCTGGGCGAACCGCAAATCCTCGGGCAGCTAAAGGATGCCTACGCACTCTCGCGGGAGCACGGCGCCACAGGCACTTTCCTCTCCCGTCTCTTCGAACACACCTTTTCCGTCGCCAAGCGGGTCCGTACCCAGACCGCCATTGGTGAAAACCCGGTATCGGTTGCCTACGCCGCTGTCAGCATGGCGCACCATATTTTTGCGGACATGTCCCGCAACAAGGCGTTGCTGATTGGCGCCGGCAAGACCATCGAGCTGGTTGCCCGCCATCTTGCCGATGCGGGGGTGAGGGACTTCCTGGTGGCCAACCGGACACTGGAACGTGCCCAGGCGCTGGCGGAGTCCCGGGGTGGCAAGGGTATCCTTCTGTCCGACATCCCGGATCACCTTCAGGACGTGGACATTGTTATTTCGTCCACGGCCAGTCCGTTACCGATCCTGGGTAAGGGGGCTGTCGAGCGGGCCCTGAAAAAACGCAAGCATCGGCCCTATTTCATGGTAGACATTGCCGTGCCCCGGGATATTGAGCCGGAAGTGGCTTCCCTTGCGGATGTCTACCTGTACACTGTGGACGACCTGCGCCAGGTAATCGAAGAGAACATCCGTTCCCGAGAGGGTGCCGCCCGGGAAGCGGAAAACCTGGTGACTGATGGTGTTCAGGATTTCCTGAGCCAGCTGCGGGCACTGGATGCCGTATCCACGCTCAAGCAGTTCCGGCAGCGCGCCGAGACGCTGCGTGATACTGAAACCGAAAAGGCGCTACGGGCCCTGCGCAACGGTGGTGACCCTGAAACCGTACTGCGAAGTCTTGCCCGTGGCCTCACCAACAAATTCCTCCACGAACCTTCCATCCAGGTTCGCAAGGCAACAACCGAAGGTCGCAGCGAAGTGACCGAGTGGCTGAGAGAACTGCATCAGCTTGATGCCCAGGACGACGACGCCACCACCCCGGAAAAACTATGAAAGCATCGATCCAGAACCGCCTCGAGCAATTGTCAGATCGCTTCGAGGAAGTCAGTGCGTTATTGAGCGATTCCAGTGTTATTTCCAATCAGGACAAATTCCGTGACCTTTCCCGGGAGTTTGCCGAGATCGAGCCGATTGTTCATTGCTTCCAGGCCTGGAAAAAATCCCTGGCCGATATTGAGGAGGCCCGTGAACTGGCTCGTGATGGCGACGCCGATATGCGGGAGATGGCCGAGGAGGAGCTGGCGCTGGCCGAGCAGAGAACCGACGAGCTGGATGAAGAGCTGCAGCGGTTGATGCTGCCGAAAGACCCGAACGACGGCAAGAACGTGTTTCTGGAAGTGCGTGCCGGTACCGGCGGTGACGAAGCCGCGATTTTTGCCGGCGACCTGTTCAAAATGTATTCGCGATACGCCGAGCGTCATCGTTGGCAGGTGGAAGTGATCAGCGAAAGCGAAGGCGAACACGGTGGCTACAAGGAGATCATTGCCCGGGTAGCGGGCGCCGGGGTTTATGGCGCGCTGAAGTTCGAATCCGGGGCGCACCGGGTACAGCGGGTGCCGGAAACCGAGTCCCAGGGGCGTATCCATACTTCAGCTTGTACCGTGGCGGTGATGCCGGAGGCGGATGAGGCTGAGACGATCGAGATCAACAAGGCGGATCTGCGAGTGGATACTTTCCGCTCCTCCGGCGCCGGTGGCCAGCACGTCAACAAGACCGATTCGGCCATCCGCATTACCCACTTGCCCACGGGGATTGTGGTGGAGTGCCAGGAAGAGCGCTCCCAGCACAAGAATCGCGCCAAGGCGATGAGCCTGCTGGCGTCGCGGTTGCAGAATGCGGAAACCGAACGTCAGCAGAAATCCATGGCGGAGACCCGCAAGAGCCTGGTGGGTAGCGGCGACCGCTCCGAGCGAATCCGCACCTACAATTTCCCCCAGGGCCGGGTGACCGACCATCGTATCAACCTGACCCTGTACAAGCTGGATGAAGTCATTTCCGGCGACCTTGATGCCGTGGTGGTTCCGTTACAACAGGAGCACCAGGCCGAATTGCTTGCGTCACTTTCCGATGAGTGAGTTGTCACTGACCTGTGGGTCGCTGTTGCGAAAAGCGACCATCGCGATTTCCGGAGAGTCCCCGCGACTGGATGCCGAGCTGTTGCTCAGTCACGTCACCGGCCTGTCCCGCACCAGTTTTCGTGCCTGGCCGGAACGGCAGGTGACCGCCACCGAGGCGAGACGCTTCGAGGCGCTGGTCCAGCAGCGCGTCAGTGGACATCCGGTGGCCCACCTTCTGGGTGAGCAGGAATTC
Proteins encoded in this region:
- the hemA gene encoding glutamyl-tRNA reductase — translated: MALVTLGINHRTAPVELRERVAFTPERMAEAFAELKVMCGASEAAILSTCNRTELYLAGDDTCAPVVLRWLAGFHDLDAAELEEVLYLHRDGDAVRHMMRVAAGLDSMVLGEPQILGQLKDAYALSREHGATGTFLSRLFEHTFSVAKRVRTQTAIGENPVSVAYAAVSMAHHIFADMSRNKALLIGAGKTIELVARHLADAGVRDFLVANRTLERAQALAESRGGKGILLSDIPDHLQDVDIVISSTASPLPILGKGAVERALKKRKHRPYFMVDIAVPRDIEPEVASLADVYLYTVDDLRQVIEENIRSREGAAREAENLVTDGVQDFLSQLRALDAVSTLKQFRQRAETLRDTETEKALRALRNGGDPETVLRSLARGLTNKFLHEPSIQVRKATTEGRSEVTEWLRELHQLDAQDDDATTPEKL
- the prfA gene encoding peptide chain release factor 1, with amino-acid sequence MKASIQNRLEQLSDRFEEVSALLSDSSVISNQDKFRDLSREFAEIEPIVHCFQAWKKSLADIEEARELARDGDADMREMAEEELALAEQRTDELDEELQRLMLPKDPNDGKNVFLEVRAGTGGDEAAIFAGDLFKMYSRYAERHRWQVEVISESEGEHGGYKEIIARVAGAGVYGALKFESGAHRVQRVPETESQGRIHTSACTVAVMPEADEAETIEINKADLRVDTFRSSGAGGQHVNKTDSAIRITHLPTGIVVECQEERSQHKNRAKAMSLLASRLQNAETERQQKSMAETRKSLVGSGDRSERIRTYNFPQGRVTDHRINLTLYKLDEVISGDLDAVVVPLQQEHQAELLASLSDE